In Gemmata obscuriglobus, a single genomic region encodes these proteins:
- a CDS encoding DUF2752 domain-containing protein produces MQPEQPTTTGPESANGPIEPAPPVVRPVRRGRRPMTRLVRAVLVAFGVALAAVFAAAASINPYGPNGAAQTMSTHTQLGLPPCNFAELAGKPCPSCGMTTSFALLVRGDVLNSLRANWVGTIICVVWAATLVWTLASGIRGRLVLIPQRPGAGETIFTAITGVIVILMLARWGALLIWD; encoded by the coding sequence GTGCAACCCGAACAACCAACTACGACCGGCCCGGAGAGTGCGAACGGCCCGATTGAACCGGCCCCGCCGGTGGTGCGGCCGGTTCGTCGGGGGCGCCGGCCGATGACCCGACTGGTGCGGGCGGTGCTGGTCGCCTTCGGGGTGGCACTCGCGGCCGTCTTTGCGGCCGCGGCGTCGATCAACCCGTACGGCCCGAACGGGGCCGCGCAGACGATGTCCACCCACACGCAGCTCGGCTTGCCGCCGTGCAACTTCGCGGAGCTGGCGGGAAAGCCGTGCCCGTCGTGCGGGATGACAACCAGCTTCGCCCTCCTGGTTCGCGGGGACGTGTTGAACTCGCTCCGGGCGAACTGGGTCGGCACCATCATCTGCGTCGTCTGGGCGGCGACGCTGGTGTGGACGCTGGCCAGCGGCATACGGGGCCGGTTGGTACTGATCCCCCAGCGCCCGGGCGCCGGGGAGACGATCTTCACCGCCATCACCGGGGTGATCGTCATTTTGATGCTGGCGCGGTGGGGCGCGCTGCTGATTTGGGACTGA
- a CDS encoding ISAs1 family transposase: MATTVDKGHGRIEKRTLQTTSILTCSPTWAGVKQGFQLTRERTVRGQTTVEVHFGITSLSAEKADAATLLNHVRTHWRIENELHYVRDVTLGEDACRVRMGHAPQVLAALRNAVVHLWREVKAVSCPEAIERLQMDPAMAKGLIGVT, translated from the coding sequence ATCGCCACGACCGTCGATAAGGGTCACGGCCGCATCGAGAAGCGGACGCTGCAAACGACCTCGATTCTGACGTGCTCGCCGACGTGGGCGGGGGTGAAGCAGGGCTTCCAGTTGACGCGTGAGCGGACGGTCCGAGGCCAAACGACGGTCGAAGTGCATTTCGGCATCACGAGCCTGTCGGCCGAGAAGGCGGATGCGGCCACACTCCTGAACCATGTGCGGACGCACTGGCGCATCGAGAACGAACTGCATTACGTGCGTGACGTGACACTGGGCGAGGACGCGTGTCGTGTGCGCATGGGGCACGCACCACAGGTGCTGGCGGCGCTGCGGAACGCCGTGGTGCACCTGTGGCGTGAGGTCAAGGCGGTGAGTTGCCCGGAGGCGATCGAGCGGCTCCAGATGGACCCGGCAATGGCCAAGGGACTTATCGGAGTTACGTAG
- a CDS encoding ISAs1 family transposase, translated as MSPCTLVDALAAVPDPRSKHGLIHPLAPFLGLVALAMLMGRTSLNGIARFGRQHGPALAHALGFRRGKTPAVSTLSRTLRRFDADQLEHVLSYWIASRVDPAAFTHISIDGKTLRGSRNGAIPGQHLLAAYAPTVGAVLAQVKVDASTNEHKAALTLLGILPLRGKVVVGDAMFCQRDLAEEVVGAGGDYVLTVKDNQPGLGIDIRAGFAFETAARSIAAATSPWGSASARPEPHRHDRR; from the coding sequence ATGTCTCCTTGCACCCTGGTCGATGCCCTGGCGGCGGTTCCCGATCCCCGCAGCAAGCACGGCCTTATCCACCCACTCGCCCCCTTCCTCGGACTCGTCGCCCTCGCCATGCTCATGGGGCGCACCAGCCTCAATGGCATCGCTCGCTTCGGGCGACAGCACGGACCCGCCCTCGCCCATGCCCTCGGCTTCCGACGCGGCAAGACCCCGGCCGTTTCCACGCTCTCCCGCACCCTGCGACGCTTCGACGCCGACCAACTGGAGCACGTCCTCTCGTACTGGATCGCCAGCCGCGTCGACCCGGCCGCCTTCACACACATCTCCATCGACGGCAAGACCCTTCGAGGCTCTCGCAACGGCGCGATCCCCGGTCAGCACCTGCTGGCCGCATACGCCCCCACCGTCGGTGCCGTACTCGCCCAGGTCAAGGTCGATGCGAGCACCAACGAGCACAAGGCCGCCTTGACGCTCCTCGGCATTCTGCCGCTGCGAGGGAAGGTCGTGGTCGGCGACGCCATGTTCTGCCAGCGAGACCTGGCCGAGGAGGTGGTCGGGGCCGGCGGCGACTACGTGCTCACGGTGAAGGACAACCAACCCGGATTGGGGATCGACATCCGAGCCGGGTTCGCCTTCGAGACCGCCGCCCGATCGATCGCGGCGGCCACTTCCCCCTGGGGATCGGCCTCCGCCCGCCCCGAGCCGCATCGCCACGACCGTCGATAA
- the tilS gene encoding tRNA lysidine(34) synthetase TilS, whose translation MGVSGGADSVALLRALRSADVTLVVAHVNHRLRGAESDGDEAFVRELCAGLGLECRVLSADVAALAAGDNLESTARRVRYEFFARVAGAVGAGWVATAHTADDQAETVLHRLIRGTGIQGLRGIAAERPNDAFPGVKDGGRPLVRPLLAVTRADVVTYLNELGQPFRTDSSNADPKFTRNRVRHELLPLLRTFNPEIVGALAHLAEHANEAHDIVIAAAADLLSRAERPPAAGTLILDAATLRSASPGLARAALRLVWEREGWPVSDMTFAAWERAVSVAGGSASACDFPGGVRMRGAGKVVQLTRRA comes from the coding sequence GTGGGGGTCTCCGGCGGGGCGGATAGCGTGGCGCTGCTCCGCGCCCTTCGCTCGGCTGATGTCACGCTCGTGGTCGCGCACGTGAACCACCGGCTCCGGGGCGCGGAGTCCGACGGCGACGAGGCGTTCGTGCGCGAGCTGTGTGCCGGCCTCGGGCTCGAATGCCGGGTGCTGAGTGCGGACGTAGCCGCCTTGGCCGCCGGCGACAACCTCGAATCGACCGCCCGCCGGGTTCGATACGAGTTCTTCGCTCGGGTCGCGGGTGCGGTCGGCGCCGGGTGGGTCGCCACGGCGCACACCGCCGACGACCAGGCGGAAACCGTCCTGCACCGGCTCATCCGCGGCACCGGGATTCAGGGGCTCAGAGGGATCGCAGCGGAACGGCCGAACGACGCATTCCCCGGGGTGAAGGACGGAGGCCGGCCCCTCGTCCGGCCCCTCCTCGCGGTCACGCGCGCCGACGTGGTCACCTATCTCAATGAACTCGGGCAACCGTTCCGCACAGACAGCTCGAACGCGGACCCGAAGTTCACACGCAACCGGGTTCGGCACGAACTGCTCCCGCTACTGAGAACCTTCAATCCGGAAATCGTGGGCGCACTCGCTCACCTCGCCGAACACGCCAACGAGGCACACGACATCGTGATTGCGGCGGCGGCAGACTTGCTCAGCCGCGCGGAGCGTCCGCCGGCCGCGGGCACCCTGATCCTCGACGCCGCGACGCTGCGGTCCGCGTCGCCCGGTCTGGCGCGCGCGGCCCTGCGTTTGGTGTGGGAGCGCGAGGGCTGGCCGGTCTCGGACATGACGTTCGCGGCGTGGGAGCGGGCGGTGAGTGTTGCGGGTGGTAGCGCCTCGGCGTGTGACTTCCCAGGCGGTGTGAGGATGCGCGGTGCGGGCAAGGTGGTTCAGCTCACGCGGCGCGCATAG
- the purH gene encoding bifunctional phosphoribosylaminoimidazolecarboxamide formyltransferase/IMP cyclohydrolase has product MLRPIRRALLSVSDKTGLVDFARELSTKYGVELIATGGTRKALADAGLPVKDISELTKFPEILDGRVKTLHPAIYAGLLAKRDKSEHMQTLAEHALPEIDLVVCNLYPFEKTVAKEGVTEAEAIENIDIGGPCMVRAAAKNFASVAIATVPAQFADILTELATQNGQTTRDLRFKLASAAFSLIAAYDHAIATYFLHQQSKSPNDKTPLPVHLHPGFKNIQPLRYGENPHQQAAFYSDVPEPARPCVATAEQLHGKELSYNNILDLDSALNLAREFAAPACVVVKHNNPCGAATSGKLADAFLKAWDGDPLSAFGGIIAFNQTVDVDTAAAIMDPKAKRFVECVIAPDYEPHALEALKKWKENVRFLKTGPLSGGPQGLDYRRVDGGLLVQTRDTGADKPDAWKCVTDRKPTEDEWHALHFAWFVCKHVKSNAIVLAKGAQVVGVGAGQMSRVVSVEIAVKKAGEHAKGSVLASDAFFPFPDNVHAAAAAGVTAVIQPGGSVKDADSIAACNQHGITMLFTGVRHFRH; this is encoded by the coding sequence ATGCTGCGTCCGATCCGCCGCGCCCTCCTCAGTGTGTCCGACAAAACCGGACTCGTGGACTTTGCCCGCGAACTCTCCACCAAGTACGGAGTTGAACTGATCGCCACGGGCGGCACGCGCAAGGCTCTGGCGGACGCGGGCCTGCCGGTGAAGGACATCAGCGAGCTGACGAAGTTCCCCGAGATCCTCGACGGCCGGGTGAAGACGCTGCACCCGGCGATCTACGCCGGGCTGCTCGCCAAGCGCGACAAGTCCGAGCACATGCAGACGCTCGCGGAACACGCGCTGCCCGAGATCGACCTCGTCGTGTGCAACCTGTACCCGTTTGAGAAGACCGTTGCGAAGGAGGGCGTGACCGAAGCGGAGGCGATCGAGAACATCGACATCGGCGGCCCGTGCATGGTCCGCGCCGCGGCCAAGAACTTCGCGAGCGTGGCCATCGCAACCGTGCCCGCTCAGTTCGCGGACATTTTGACCGAACTCGCAACGCAGAACGGGCAGACGACGCGCGACCTGCGGTTCAAACTCGCCTCTGCCGCGTTCAGCCTGATCGCGGCCTACGACCACGCCATCGCGACGTACTTCCTTCATCAGCAGTCCAAGAGCCCGAACGACAAAACGCCCCTGCCTGTTCACCTGCATCCCGGCTTCAAGAACATCCAGCCGCTGCGCTACGGCGAGAACCCGCACCAGCAGGCGGCGTTCTACAGCGACGTGCCCGAACCGGCGCGCCCCTGCGTCGCCACCGCCGAGCAACTGCACGGCAAAGAACTCAGCTACAACAACATCCTCGACCTCGACTCGGCGCTGAACCTCGCCCGCGAGTTCGCAGCTCCTGCCTGTGTGGTGGTGAAGCACAACAACCCGTGCGGAGCTGCGACATCCGGCAAACTCGCCGACGCCTTCCTGAAGGCCTGGGACGGCGACCCGCTCTCCGCGTTCGGCGGCATCATCGCGTTCAACCAGACCGTCGATGTCGACACCGCGGCCGCAATCATGGATCCGAAGGCAAAGCGGTTCGTGGAGTGCGTGATCGCGCCGGATTACGAGCCCCACGCACTCGAAGCCCTCAAGAAGTGGAAGGAGAACGTCCGCTTCCTGAAGACCGGGCCGCTGTCCGGCGGGCCGCAGGGGCTCGACTACCGGCGCGTCGACGGCGGGTTGCTCGTCCAGACCCGCGACACCGGCGCTGACAAACCCGACGCCTGGAAATGCGTCACCGATCGCAAGCCCACCGAAGACGAGTGGCACGCGCTCCACTTCGCATGGTTCGTGTGCAAGCACGTCAAGTCGAACGCGATCGTCCTCGCGAAGGGCGCGCAGGTCGTCGGCGTCGGGGCCGGGCAGATGTCGCGTGTGGTGTCGGTGGAGATCGCGGTCAAGAAGGCCGGAGAACATGCGAAGGGGAGCGTACTGGCGTCCGACGCGTTCTTCCCGTTCCCGGACAACGTCCACGCGGCGGCTGCGGCCGGTGTTACCGCGGTCATCCAGCCCGGCGGTTCGGTGAAGGACGCCGACAGCATCGCCGCGTGCAACCAGCACGGCATCACGATGCTCTTTACCGGCGTCCGGCACTTCCGGCACTAA
- a CDS encoding M42 family metallopeptidase — translation MEHTSHEFLKALLETPSPSGFEQPIQQVVRERMKPFADEVRTDSHGNVFATRFPEGRPADAPRVMLAGHCDQIGLMVQYIDSDGFLYIQPIGGWDMQILLGQYLTVWTKTGPVTGVVARRAIHLLKPEERNKVPDFADVWVDIGARNKEEAESLVQCGDPLTFALGYRPLRNGLAASPAMDDKVGLWVCMEAVRLLHGRLLKAAVYGVSTVAEEIGLRGATTATYAVNPTVGIAVDVTHATDVPSGDKKTQGDIKCGGGPVLYRGPNISPRVFDLLEATAKAHNIPVQVRGTPRATGTDANAIQIAREGVATGLIGIPNRYMHSPVEVVHLDDLSNSAKLLAEFCAAVGPDTNWIP, via the coding sequence ATGGAACACACGTCGCACGAGTTCTTGAAGGCGCTGTTGGAAACGCCCAGCCCGTCGGGGTTCGAGCAGCCGATCCAGCAGGTCGTTCGCGAGCGGATGAAGCCGTTCGCCGACGAGGTCCGCACGGACTCGCACGGGAACGTGTTCGCGACCCGGTTCCCGGAGGGGCGCCCGGCGGACGCCCCGCGCGTCATGCTCGCCGGGCACTGCGACCAGATCGGCCTGATGGTGCAGTACATCGACTCCGACGGGTTCCTGTACATTCAGCCCATCGGCGGCTGGGACATGCAGATCCTGCTCGGGCAGTACCTCACCGTCTGGACCAAGACCGGGCCGGTGACCGGGGTGGTGGCGCGCCGCGCCATCCACCTGCTGAAGCCGGAAGAGCGGAACAAGGTGCCGGACTTCGCCGACGTGTGGGTCGACATCGGGGCCAGGAACAAGGAAGAAGCGGAATCGCTCGTTCAGTGCGGCGACCCGCTCACGTTCGCGCTCGGGTACCGGCCGCTCCGCAACGGCCTGGCCGCTAGCCCCGCAATGGACGACAAGGTCGGGCTGTGGGTGTGCATGGAAGCGGTGCGGCTGCTCCACGGGCGCCTGCTCAAGGCGGCGGTGTACGGCGTTTCGACGGTCGCCGAGGAGATCGGCCTGCGCGGCGCGACGACCGCCACCTATGCCGTGAACCCGACCGTCGGCATCGCGGTGGACGTGACCCACGCGACCGACGTGCCGAGCGGCGACAAGAAGACGCAGGGCGACATCAAGTGCGGCGGCGGCCCGGTGCTGTACCGCGGGCCGAACATCAGCCCGCGCGTCTTCGACCTGCTGGAGGCAACCGCGAAGGCCCACAACATTCCCGTCCAGGTGCGCGGCACGCCGCGCGCCACCGGCACCGACGCCAACGCCATCCAGATCGCCCGGGAGGGCGTCGCCACCGGCCTGATCGGCATCCCGAACCGCTACATGCACAGCCCGGTCGAGGTCGTTCACCTCGACGACCTGTCGAACTCCGCCAAGCTGCTCGCGGAGTTCTGCGCGGCGGTCGGGCCTGACACGAACTGGATCCCGTGA
- a CDS encoding serine/threonine-protein kinase, which translates to MATHTKLPRLNTPFLTAVRKSGLLTPDDLIAVLQATNIDFATAEPMQVASLLVRKKLLTKFQAMQLLQGRTQGFVLDQYRILDGIRQDRVGMVFKAEDTHTKRLVSLKVLPTDRANDPTVLEAFMHEVRAAAKVNHPNVARVLDVGYWQGTHFVVSEHVPGVTLDRLVAEKGPLAAHVAAQLVAQVAIGLMHAHACGLIHRDLKPGNIAVLPDRGVKLIDLGLTHMLESPWARVTKRISTKEYAEEIAHIAPEQAWGCEMDGRSDVYSLGSTFYFMLTGEVPFPGLAPEMMSERQIRGIPSPAKLRHGIAPEIDLIVRRMGAKDPHQRYSSAREVVKALQAWLPVSQLQQLGLSQEHATLDAMTATAAPVSQPAAPAKAGGLRGLLRRLIGS; encoded by the coding sequence GTGGCAACGCACACCAAGCTGCCCCGCCTGAACACCCCGTTCCTCACGGCGGTCCGCAAAAGTGGACTGCTCACCCCCGACGACCTGATCGCGGTGCTCCAGGCGACCAACATCGACTTCGCCACCGCGGAGCCGATGCAGGTCGCCTCGCTCCTGGTCCGGAAGAAGCTGCTGACCAAGTTCCAGGCGATGCAACTGCTCCAGGGGCGGACCCAGGGGTTCGTTCTGGACCAGTACCGCATCCTCGACGGCATCCGGCAGGACCGCGTCGGGATGGTGTTCAAAGCCGAGGACACCCACACGAAGCGGCTCGTTTCGCTGAAGGTGCTGCCCACCGACCGGGCCAACGACCCGACCGTCCTCGAAGCGTTCATGCACGAGGTCCGGGCCGCGGCGAAGGTGAACCACCCGAACGTGGCCCGGGTGCTGGACGTCGGGTACTGGCAGGGCACGCACTTCGTCGTGTCCGAACACGTGCCGGGCGTCACGCTGGACCGGCTGGTGGCGGAGAAGGGACCGCTGGCCGCGCACGTCGCGGCGCAGCTCGTCGCCCAGGTGGCCATCGGCCTGATGCACGCGCACGCCTGCGGGCTGATCCACCGCGACCTGAAGCCCGGCAACATCGCCGTGCTCCCGGACCGGGGCGTGAAGCTCATCGACCTGGGGCTGACGCACATGCTGGAAAGCCCGTGGGCGCGGGTCACCAAGCGCATCAGCACGAAGGAGTACGCCGAGGAGATCGCGCACATCGCGCCCGAGCAGGCGTGGGGCTGCGAGATGGACGGCCGCAGCGACGTGTACAGCCTCGGTTCGACCTTCTACTTCATGCTGACGGGCGAGGTCCCGTTCCCGGGGCTGGCGCCCGAGATGATGTCCGAGCGGCAGATCCGCGGGATCCCATCGCCGGCGAAATTGCGCCACGGGATCGCCCCCGAGATCGACCTCATCGTGAGGCGGATGGGCGCCAAAGACCCGCACCAGCGGTACTCGTCGGCCCGCGAGGTGGTGAAGGCGCTGCAAGCGTGGCTGCCGGTGAGTCAGCTCCAGCAACTGGGGCTGTCGCAGGAGCACGCGACCCTGGACGCCATGACCGCGACGGCCGCGCCCGTTTCTCAGCCGGCCGCTCCGGCCAAGGCCGGCGGCTTGCGCGGCCTGCTCCGCCGGCTGATCGGCAGTTAG
- a CDS encoding DUF3500 domain-containing protein has protein sequence MLPADKNPSCPDCTSAPAAATPAIARRDFIRILGTAAVAVTGLTPFQKARAARAEKQSQAEGLVFELYKSLNSEQRKKLVRPWDHGVSNGKGTPARLLTHNAADGKSKIGEEYNKKQIELLDRIFRAIANGDEGYRQLSRDGRFDASNDFENIGALIYGEAVEGQKFSLVFCGHHLTVRCDGNSEQSVAFGGPLYYGHTPNGYAKTNVFSKQTKAATDLFGALDADQKKTAVLPGRWVDEHTGVKVPKKGAKVPGLGYSDMTKEQKELTQKVMAEVVSPYRQEDGAEVMEIIKANGGMEKLSMAFYEEDKRNEKEPWSYWRLEGPGFVWSFRSLPHVHTFVNVTSLIS, from the coding sequence ATGTTGCCCGCCGACAAGAACCCGTCCTGCCCGGATTGCACGTCCGCTCCCGCCGCTGCGACCCCGGCCATCGCACGCCGTGACTTCATCCGCATCCTGGGCACGGCCGCCGTCGCCGTCACCGGGCTGACCCCGTTTCAAAAGGCCCGCGCGGCCCGCGCCGAAAAGCAGTCGCAGGCTGAGGGGCTCGTGTTCGAGCTGTACAAGAGCCTCAACTCGGAGCAGCGGAAGAAGCTGGTGCGCCCCTGGGATCACGGCGTGAGCAACGGCAAAGGCACCCCGGCGCGGCTGCTGACCCACAACGCGGCCGACGGCAAGTCGAAGATCGGTGAGGAGTACAACAAGAAGCAAATCGAGCTGCTGGACCGGATCTTCCGCGCGATCGCAAACGGCGACGAGGGGTACAGGCAGTTGAGCCGTGACGGGCGGTTCGACGCCAGCAACGACTTCGAGAACATCGGCGCTCTGATTTACGGCGAGGCGGTCGAGGGGCAGAAGTTCTCGTTGGTGTTCTGCGGGCACCACCTCACCGTGCGGTGCGACGGGAACTCGGAGCAGTCGGTGGCGTTCGGCGGCCCGCTGTATTACGGCCACACCCCAAACGGGTACGCGAAGACCAACGTGTTCAGCAAGCAGACGAAGGCCGCAACCGACCTGTTCGGGGCGCTCGACGCCGACCAGAAGAAGACCGCCGTGCTGCCCGGCCGTTGGGTGGACGAGCACACCGGGGTGAAGGTGCCGAAGAAGGGCGCGAAGGTGCCCGGGCTGGGCTACTCGGACATGACGAAGGAGCAGAAGGAGCTGACCCAGAAGGTGATGGCCGAGGTAGTTTCCCCATACCGTCAAGAGGATGGGGCGGAGGTGATGGAGATCATCAAGGCGAACGGAGGCATGGAGAAGCTGTCGATGGCGTTCTACGAGGAAGACAAGCGGAACGAGAAGGAACCGTGGAGCTACTGGCGGCTAGAAGGGCCGGGGTTCGTGTGGAGCTTCCGCTCGCTCCCGCACGTTCACACGTTTGTAAACGTTACTAGCCTAATTAGCTGA
- a CDS encoding arginase family protein — protein MTVFPFDLFGSAGAGAGAKLLGDAVNEILDDTEAETRPCRADVLRGNVRVQEFAFDTLDAVAGWRKTGRRAAKQALRAKEFSLWLGGNHLSALPALEELGPDTLVVQFDAHLDVYAFHDTTSELSHGNFLTHFEAPRPRLVNVGHRDLFLTADEISATFEAVYPAWDVAADVARVASALREKVTGAKRVWIDLDCDVFDPSVLPAVAEPLPFGLSPPAFLALFTAVWSGNVVGMSVSEFDPGRDVRDTGLNLLGWLIEYTLLAAAAR, from the coding sequence GTGACCGTGTTTCCGTTCGACCTGTTCGGCAGCGCCGGCGCCGGCGCAGGGGCCAAACTGCTGGGAGACGCGGTGAACGAGATTCTGGACGACACGGAGGCCGAAACGCGCCCGTGCCGCGCCGATGTGCTCCGCGGCAACGTGCGGGTCCAGGAGTTCGCCTTCGACACACTGGACGCAGTCGCGGGGTGGCGCAAGACGGGCCGGCGGGCCGCGAAACAAGCACTGCGAGCCAAGGAATTTTCGCTCTGGCTCGGCGGGAACCACCTCTCGGCGCTACCGGCGCTCGAAGAACTCGGCCCGGACACGCTCGTCGTGCAGTTCGACGCGCACCTGGACGTCTACGCGTTTCACGACACCACGAGCGAGCTGTCGCACGGTAACTTCCTCACGCACTTCGAGGCGCCGCGGCCGCGGCTGGTGAACGTCGGGCACCGCGACCTGTTCCTGACGGCCGACGAAATCAGCGCAACGTTTGAGGCGGTTTATCCGGCCTGGGACGTGGCTGCGGACGTGGCGCGAGTGGCTTCGGCCTTGCGTGAAAAGGTTACGGGAGCGAAACGGGTGTGGATCGACCTCGACTGCGACGTGTTCGACCCGTCGGTGCTGCCGGCGGTGGCCGAGCCGCTCCCGTTCGGCTTATCTCCGCCCGCGTTCCTGGCGCTGTTCACAGCCGTGTGGTCTGGAAATGTCGTCGGGATGTCGGTGTCCGAGTTCGATCCCGGGCGCGACGTGCGCGACACCGGGTTAAACCTGCTCGGCTGGCTCATCGAGTACACGCTCCTCGCGGCGGCGGCACGCTGA
- a CDS encoding Hsp70 family protein, with the protein MSLIGIDLGTTFCAVASLDERGRPFTVPNSDGEVLTPSAIYLAPDGSAVVGAAALDMALEQPGRVATLVKRRMGRPDFGVPVAGREFRPETLSAVILKKLAQDAAAQLGPISGCVITVPAYFDDTRRKATMDAGRVAGLNVIDIIDEPSAAALAYSAEGGGRNVPEFPAESETVLVYDLGGGTFDVTLVKLAKKRFQVLAIEGDVRLGGRDWDERLVNWAADKFVQQCHEDPRSDPQTVAHLYATAERAKRTLSKVEQTSFTVSHGGYKFTFPLSRTEFEAATRDLLLRTRLTTQAVLKQANLTWGDVSKALLVGGSTHMPACGRMLAELTGIEPDRGLAVSEVVARGAAVHAGIAASKSGAGPASEYRELADVMEVSVNAHSLGVEARAGAERVSDKLIPKNTQLPASVSRVYFTVAHNQTRVRVRVLQGEAQQAEACIPVGECWIDGLPPDLPKGSPVRVTCGVAANGRIEVTATDETSGRAVTAAIHRPGGLSDDDLARAREWVGALRVQ; encoded by the coding sequence ATGTCCCTGATCGGCATCGACCTCGGAACTACCTTTTGCGCCGTCGCGTCCCTGGACGAACGCGGCCGCCCGTTCACCGTACCCAACAGCGACGGCGAGGTGCTCACCCCGTCGGCCATTTACCTCGCGCCGGACGGCTCGGCAGTGGTCGGCGCCGCCGCGCTCGACATGGCCTTGGAGCAGCCCGGCCGCGTGGCCACTCTGGTGAAGCGGCGGATGGGGCGCCCGGACTTCGGTGTGCCGGTGGCGGGGCGCGAGTTCCGGCCCGAAACGCTGTCCGCGGTGATTCTGAAGAAGCTGGCCCAGGACGCGGCGGCACAACTGGGGCCGATTAGCGGCTGCGTCATCACGGTGCCGGCGTACTTCGACGACACCCGGCGCAAGGCGACAATGGACGCCGGGCGCGTCGCCGGGCTCAACGTGATCGACATCATCGATGAGCCGTCGGCCGCGGCCCTCGCGTACTCGGCGGAGGGCGGGGGGCGCAACGTTCCCGAGTTCCCGGCCGAGTCGGAAACGGTGCTGGTGTACGACCTCGGCGGCGGCACGTTCGACGTGACGCTGGTGAAGCTCGCGAAGAAGCGGTTCCAAGTGCTGGCGATCGAGGGTGACGTGCGGCTCGGCGGGCGCGACTGGGACGAGCGGCTGGTGAACTGGGCGGCCGACAAGTTCGTGCAGCAGTGCCACGAGGACCCGCGGAGCGACCCGCAGACGGTGGCCCACCTGTACGCGACCGCCGAGCGGGCGAAGCGCACGCTGAGCAAGGTCGAGCAGACCAGCTTTACCGTTTCTCACGGCGGCTACAAGTTTACGTTTCCGCTGTCGCGGACAGAGTTCGAGGCTGCGACCCGTGACCTTCTCCTGCGGACCCGACTCACAACGCAGGCGGTTCTGAAACAAGCGAACCTGACCTGGGGCGACGTGAGCAAGGCCCTGCTGGTGGGCGGAAGCACTCACATGCCGGCGTGCGGCCGGATGCTGGCGGAACTGACAGGTATCGAGCCCGATCGGGGGCTCGCGGTGAGCGAGGTCGTCGCCCGCGGCGCCGCGGTTCACGCCGGCATCGCGGCCTCGAAGTCCGGGGCCGGTCCCGCGTCCGAATACCGCGAGCTGGCGGACGTGATGGAGGTCAGCGTGAACGCGCACAGCCTCGGGGTGGAGGCCCGGGCCGGCGCGGAGCGGGTGAGCGACAAGCTGATCCCGAAGAACACGCAACTCCCGGCGTCGGTGAGTCGGGTCTACTTCACCGTGGCGCACAACCAGACGCGGGTCCGGGTGCGAGTCCTGCAAGGTGAGGCCCAGCAGGCGGAAGCGTGCATCCCGGTGGGCGAGTGCTGGATCGACGGCCTCCCGCCCGACCTTCCGAAAGGCTCTCCGGTGCGGGTCACCTGCGGCGTGGCCGCGAACGGGCGGATCGAGGTGACCGCAACCGACGAAACCAGCGGGCGCGCGGTCACGGCGGCGATCCACCGGCCCGGCGGGCTGTCGGACGACGACCTGGCCCGCGCGCGGGAGTGGGTCGGCGCGCTCAGAGTTCAGTGA
- a CDS encoding DUF1559 domain-containing protein, protein MAREIWVRAIIDRGLPHVLKLDIFHFWPPHPGEVNIVFADGSVRFLQSSADAFRPGLASLSGGEAVAPE, encoded by the coding sequence GTGGCACGCGAAATATGGGTCAGGGCGATAATCGACCGTGGTTTACCGCATGTCCTGAAACTCGACATATTCCACTTCTGGCCGCCGCACCCGGGCGAGGTGAACATCGTGTTCGCCGACGGGAGCGTGCGGTTCTTGCAATCTTCCGCAGACGCCTTCCGGCCGGGGCTGGCGTCGCTTAGCGGAGGAGAGGCCGTGGCGCCGGAGTAG